From the Streptomyces sp. NBC_00376 genome, one window contains:
- a CDS encoding helix-turn-helix transcriptional regulator has product MDGLARQLGECADGAGQLALISGGLASGKTRLLHEFSRYARESGALYLTATGSRAEDDFPVGGVDQLFRNPDIPPEVAECAARLLPDATGAAGAAGAVHELTVRLLELARHRPLVVSIDDIQFADEFTLRLVRHLRQRIASARVLIVLTEWSWAHPAMTRFHAEITQHPHLRLRLAPMDEPALRQLIAEQTTDRAESPTPAQPAPEHECEYEHEHEYEYDASSLLRLTGGNPLLAGALLEDHRAWQLAHPGATAEHPVVGSSYAQGVLNCLYRWDTGLLTVAQGLAVLGPERASAPLVAQLVALPVDVVEQVLNVLSAAGVLDGVRFHPVAAQAVLGTLAPGERARLHATAAELLQLRGTDPVTVAEQLIASATATTAAPSTATTTTAAPWPAWAADVLRRAAAEAATGDDVELVTRCLELALEATADPAEQEVLRRGLSRAVWQVDPAASDRWQAAPRSALAQGALAGREALPLLKQALWKGDTGTARTAREAYEQRGAGRDGDRYAEAELHLAYRWFYGPGTDAGTNTSPSTLTGTGTGTGTDTGTGTGTRTGAGAGGDPHREDPWIRAVHAVAEGAAGANARGALPSAEHILESCRPGDSLLEVVLAALFTLIGGNQLQQAGEQTERLYAEARRRGALTWQAALGTVRAEIALGRGEPAAAANRARAALDVLSPQGWGVMRGYPLSVLISAQTAMGRHTEAEEPIRQMAPEAMPTTVWGLRFLCARGHHHLAADRLLAAVRDFQTCGSLAQEAHLDLPFVPWRIGLAEAHLRLGRTVVARDLVKQQLDRAQAIGPRTRGISLRLLAACGELMQRPALLRKSVEVLQAAGDRMELARSLADLSVACRNVGELDEARAASWRAAQEAKICQSGFRAAAAADAVTHAPRMSRTPHTGHGATAHAAEWGEQASGTAKIGGAGGIGGIGDARGIGDTRGVGGLRNVGDAGDSEASLLSDAENRVALLAARGFSNRDISQQLFITVSTVEQHLTRVYRKLGVSSRRALPTRLLTPPLQAL; this is encoded by the coding sequence TTGGACGGTCTTGCCCGGCAACTCGGCGAGTGCGCCGACGGCGCCGGCCAGCTCGCGCTGATCTCAGGGGGCCTGGCCAGCGGAAAGACACGTCTGCTCCACGAGTTCTCGCGGTATGCGAGGGAGTCGGGTGCGCTGTATCTGACGGCCACCGGATCGCGCGCGGAGGACGATTTCCCGGTAGGGGGCGTGGATCAGCTGTTCCGCAACCCGGACATCCCGCCGGAGGTCGCCGAGTGCGCCGCCCGGCTGCTGCCGGACGCGACGGGGGCCGCCGGGGCGGCCGGTGCCGTCCATGAACTCACCGTACGGCTGCTGGAACTGGCCAGACACCGCCCGCTGGTCGTCAGCATCGACGACATCCAGTTCGCCGACGAGTTCACCCTGCGGCTGGTCCGGCATCTGCGGCAGCGGATCGCCTCGGCGCGGGTCCTGATCGTGCTGACCGAGTGGAGCTGGGCCCACCCGGCGATGACGCGCTTCCACGCCGAGATCACACAGCATCCGCATCTGCGGCTGCGGCTGGCGCCGATGGACGAACCAGCCCTGCGGCAACTGATCGCAGAACAGACCACCGACCGTGCCGAATCCCCCACCCCAGCGCAGCCCGCGCCCGAGCACGAATGCGAGTACGAGCACGAGCACGAGTACGAGTACGACGCATCCTCGTTACTGCGGTTGACTGGCGGCAATCCGCTGTTGGCGGGGGCGCTGCTGGAGGACCACCGGGCCTGGCAGCTGGCGCATCCCGGTGCGACGGCCGAACACCCGGTGGTCGGTTCGTCGTACGCGCAAGGAGTACTGAACTGCCTCTACCGCTGGGACACGGGTCTGCTGACCGTGGCGCAGGGGCTGGCCGTCCTGGGCCCGGAGCGGGCCTCGGCCCCGCTGGTGGCGCAGTTGGTCGCGCTGCCGGTGGACGTGGTCGAGCAGGTGCTGAACGTCCTGTCGGCCGCGGGAGTGCTGGACGGTGTGCGGTTCCACCCCGTGGCCGCGCAGGCCGTTCTGGGCACGCTCGCACCCGGGGAGCGGGCACGGCTGCACGCCACCGCCGCCGAACTGCTGCAGCTCCGGGGCACGGATCCGGTGACGGTCGCGGAACAGTTGATCGCCTCCGCAACCGCGACCACAGCTGCGCCCTCGACTGCGACCACGACCACGGCTGCGCCCTGGCCTGCATGGGCGGCCGATGTGCTGCGCCGCGCGGCGGCCGAGGCGGCCACGGGTGACGATGTCGAGCTGGTGACCCGCTGTCTGGAGCTGGCGCTGGAGGCGACCGCGGACCCGGCGGAGCAGGAGGTGCTGCGGCGCGGACTGTCCCGGGCAGTGTGGCAGGTCGATCCGGCGGCGTCCGACCGCTGGCAGGCCGCCCCGCGCAGCGCGCTCGCGCAGGGCGCACTCGCCGGGCGGGAAGCGCTGCCTCTGCTGAAGCAGGCCTTGTGGAAGGGCGACACCGGAACCGCGCGCACGGCCCGTGAGGCGTACGAGCAGCGCGGGGCCGGCCGGGACGGTGACCGGTACGCGGAGGCCGAACTCCACCTGGCGTACCGCTGGTTCTACGGCCCCGGAACCGACGCAGGCACAAACACAAGCCCCAGCACACTCACGGGCACAGGCACAGGCACAGGCACAGACACAGGTACAGGTACAGGCACACGCACAGGCGCAGGCGCAGGTGGGGACCCGCACCGGGAGGATCCGTGGATCCGGGCGGTGCACGCCGTCGCGGAGGGCGCGGCGGGGGCGAACGCGCGGGGCGCACTGCCCAGCGCGGAACACATCCTGGAAAGCTGCCGACCGGGCGATTCCCTGCTGGAGGTCGTGCTGGCCGCGCTGTTCACCCTGATCGGCGGCAACCAGCTCCAACAGGCCGGGGAGCAGACGGAACGGCTGTACGCGGAGGCGAGGCGGCGCGGCGCGCTCACCTGGCAGGCCGCCCTGGGCACCGTACGGGCCGAGATCGCACTGGGCAGGGGTGAGCCGGCGGCGGCCGCCAACCGGGCGCGGGCCGCACTCGACGTGCTGTCGCCCCAGGGCTGGGGTGTGATGCGGGGGTACCCGCTGAGCGTGCTGATCTCCGCGCAGACGGCGATGGGCCGGCACACAGAGGCCGAGGAACCGATTCGCCAGATGGCTCCGGAGGCCATGCCGACCACGGTGTGGGGCCTGCGCTTCCTGTGCGCCCGCGGTCACCATCACCTGGCGGCCGACCGGCTGCTCGCGGCCGTCCGGGACTTCCAGACCTGCGGCAGTCTGGCCCAGGAAGCTCATCTGGACCTTCCCTTCGTGCCGTGGCGCATCGGCCTGGCGGAGGCGCATCTACGGCTCGGCCGTACGGTCGTCGCCCGGGACCTGGTCAAGCAGCAGTTGGACCGGGCGCAGGCGATCGGCCCGCGTACCCGGGGGATCTCGTTGCGGCTGCTCGCGGCGTGCGGCGAGCTGATGCAGCGGCCGGCTCTGCTGCGCAAGTCCGTCGAGGTGCTTCAGGCGGCGGGCGACCGGATGGAGCTGGCACGTTCGCTGGCGGATCTCTCCGTGGCCTGCCGCAATGTCGGCGAGCTGGACGAGGCCCGGGCGGCCTCCTGGCGCGCGGCCCAGGAGGCGAAGATCTGCCAGTCCGGGTTCAGGGCAGCGGCTGCGGCCGATGCCGTGACGCATGCGCCGCGTATGTCACGTACGCCGCACACAGGGCACGGGGCCACGGCCCATGCGGCCGAGTGGGGCGAACAGGCCTCGGGCACCGCAAAGATCGGTGGTGCCGGTGGGATCGGTGGGATCGGTGACGCCAGAGGCATTGGTGACACCAGGGGCGTTGGCGGTCTCAGAAATGTCGGTGATGCCGGTGATTCGGAGGCGTCGCTGCTCAGCGATGCGGAGAACCGGGTGGCCCTGCTGGCCGCCCGTGGCTTCAGCAACCGGGACATCAGCCAGCAGTTGTTCATCACGGTGAGCACGGTCGAGCAGCACCTGACGCGCGTCTACCGGAAGTTGGGGGTCAGCAGCCGCCGGGCCCTGCCCACCCGTCTTCTGACACCTCCCCTGCAGGCTCTGTGA
- a CDS encoding acyl-CoA carboxylase subunit epsilon: MTAAGSRTPAITGNGNPVVALTSASVRVSKGNPTAEEVAALAVLLTARIRLANEARENGARGQERTSSVAPVRALRHRGPAPFTPPGAWAS; encoded by the coding sequence GTGACCGCCGCCGGGAGCAGGACGCCGGCCATCACCGGGAACGGGAACCCCGTCGTCGCGCTCACCTCGGCGTCCGTCCGGGTCTCCAAGGGGAACCCGACGGCCGAGGAGGTCGCCGCCCTGGCCGTGCTGCTCACGGCCCGGATCCGGCTGGCGAACGAGGCACGGGAGAACGGGGCACGGGGGCAGGAACGGACCTCCTCCGTCGCGCCGGTCCGGGCGCTCCGTCACCGCGGGCCCGCCCCGTTCACGCCGCCGGGGGCATGGGCCTCGTGA
- a CDS encoding thioesterase II family protein, translated as MRFGGTLRLFVFPHAGGSRLMFNEWARLFPAGWRLLPQDYPGHGLLAGEPPIGDADTLVDWFLDRLSAELDDADVPFACFGHSMGSLIAFELTRRLVDEGRRPPVWLGLSGCGAPRPGRPAEEPGELTDAELRRKLIRLGGTPPRILDNPELWSVFAPVIRADISLVRNWRPPQNVTPLPVPLTVFHGEQDTTAPAGPLEQWAESTDHFLGVRRFEGGHFYFQDDPAALADAVTADVRAGLEALAGTP; from the coding sequence ATGCGATTCGGCGGCACCCTGCGGCTGTTCGTGTTCCCGCACGCGGGCGGCTCCCGGCTGATGTTCAACGAGTGGGCCCGGCTCTTCCCGGCGGGCTGGCGGCTGCTGCCGCAGGACTATCCGGGGCACGGGCTGCTGGCCGGCGAACCGCCGATCGGTGACGCGGACACGCTCGTGGACTGGTTCCTGGACCGGCTGTCCGCCGAACTCGACGACGCGGACGTGCCCTTCGCCTGCTTCGGGCACAGCATGGGCTCCCTGATCGCGTTCGAACTGACCCGCAGGCTCGTCGACGAGGGCCGCCGGCCACCCGTGTGGCTGGGCCTGTCGGGCTGCGGGGCGCCGCGTCCCGGCCGGCCGGCCGAGGAGCCCGGCGAGCTGACCGACGCGGAACTGCGCCGCAAGTTGATCCGGCTGGGCGGCACCCCGCCACGCATCCTGGACAACCCGGAGCTGTGGAGCGTCTTCGCCCCCGTCATCCGGGCGGACATCTCCCTCGTACGGAACTGGCGTCCGCCGCAGAACGTGACGCCGCTGCCCGTGCCGCTCACCGTGTTCCACGGCGAGCAGGACACCACCGCGCCCGCGGGACCGCTGGAGCAGTGGGCGGAGTCCACCGACCACTTCCTCGGTGTCCGGCGCTTCGAGGGCGGCCACTTCTACTTCCAGGACGATCCGGCGGCGCTGGCCGACGCGGTCACCGCCGATGTGCGGGCCGGACTGGAGGCCCTGGCAGGCACCCCGTGA
- a CDS encoding AfsR/SARP family transcriptional regulator — protein sequence MTEFRILGPVEVHDGRTGRRVVPSGTKQRTLLAALVVEAGRTLTVDRLADELWGDEPPQRAANAVQAHVARLRRMLSDSGDGDWISTEPMGYLLRLGSATTDAQRFQRLSAEGRAAASTDPAHATELLERALAVWRGPALQDCLRGPLCAAEAERFEEHRLATLEKLYETRLHETRLRSAPLDDVTGELERLTYEHPLRERFYDLSMVALCLAGRPAEALGVYERARKVLLHMLGVEPGPALRARMEATIRHSPFADLGTTPPPRTLAHDASGGTPSGTPGGMPGSPSGSTPSSTPGGISDVAALLDLGGTVARLRERVDELSREQGTLLRRIDELAAAAGGGAQSREYGGAARRTRTARNSLAGQESGPVITRPMPPAA from the coding sequence GTGACCGAGTTCCGCATCCTGGGGCCGGTCGAGGTCCACGACGGCCGGACGGGGCGGCGCGTCGTCCCGTCCGGCACCAAGCAGCGCACGCTGCTCGCCGCCCTCGTCGTCGAGGCAGGACGGACGCTGACGGTCGACCGGCTGGCCGACGAGCTGTGGGGCGACGAACCGCCGCAGCGGGCGGCCAACGCGGTACAGGCCCATGTGGCCCGGCTGCGCCGGATGCTGAGCGATTCCGGCGACGGGGACTGGATCAGCACCGAGCCCATGGGTTATCTGCTCCGGCTGGGCAGCGCCACCACGGACGCCCAGCGCTTCCAGCGGCTCTCCGCCGAGGGCCGCGCCGCGGCCTCCACCGACCCGGCGCACGCCACCGAACTGCTGGAGCGCGCGCTGGCGGTGTGGCGCGGACCGGCGCTGCAGGACTGTCTGCGCGGGCCGCTGTGCGCGGCCGAGGCCGAGCGGTTCGAGGAACACCGGCTGGCGACCCTGGAGAAGCTGTACGAGACACGTCTGCACGAGACACGGCTGCGCTCGGCGCCGCTCGATGACGTCACGGGTGAGCTGGAGCGGCTGACGTACGAGCATCCGCTGCGGGAGCGGTTCTACGACCTGTCGATGGTCGCGCTGTGCCTGGCGGGCCGGCCCGCCGAGGCGCTCGGTGTGTACGAACGGGCGCGCAAGGTCCTGCTCCACATGCTCGGCGTGGAACCGGGCCCGGCGCTGCGTGCCCGGATGGAAGCGACGATCCGGCACTCGCCGTTCGCGGACCTCGGGACGACACCTCCGCCGCGCACCCTGGCACACGACGCGTCGGGCGGTACGCCCAGCGGCACTCCCGGCGGCATGCCTGGCAGCCCCTCTGGCAGTACTCCCAGCAGTACCCCCGGCGGCATTTCGGATGTGGCGGCCCTGCTCGATCTCGGCGGTACGGTCGCCCGGCTGCGGGAGCGCGTCGATGAGCTCTCCCGTGAGCAGGGCACCCTGCTGCGCAGGATCGACGAGCTCGCGGCCGCCGCGGGCGGCGGCGCGCAGAGCCGGGAGTACGGCGGAGCCGCCCGACGGACACGGACGGCCCGGAACTCCCTCGCCGGGCAGGAGTCCGGGCCCGTGATCACGAGGCCCATGCCCCCGGCGGCGTGA
- a CDS encoding acyl-CoA carboxylase subunit beta, whose translation MRPAAAGRDENRVATMRERTAELHAIQALAESGPGERATAAQHAKGKLTARERIALFFDEGTFNEVEGLRRHRATGFGLEDKKPHTDGVVIGWGKVHGRTVFTYAHDFRIFGGALGEAHAEKIHKLMDLAEAAGAPVVGLCDGAGARIQEGVTALAGYGGIFQRNVRNSGVIPQISVILGPCAGGAAYSPALTDFVFMVRGTSQMFITGPDVVQAVTGEAVSMEHLGGADSHAESSGVAAFAYDDEESCLEDVRHLLSLLPQNNRELAPAGDLDDPVDRRNESLLDLVPAQPNRSYDMRDLIEEIADHGDYFEVHSQWAQNIVCALARLGGQVVGIVANQPACLAGVLDIHASEKAARFVQFCDSFSIPLVTLIDVPGFLPGVDQEHNGIIRHGAKLLYAYCNATVPRISLVVRKAYGGAYIVMDSRSIGADIALAWPSNEIAVMGAEGAANVIFRREINASDNPEETRRQKIKEYQTELMHPYYAAERGLVDDVIDPADTRARLISTLDMLRTKYAEQPSRKHGNLPL comes from the coding sequence ATGCGCCCGGCCGCCGCGGGCCGCGACGAGAACCGTGTCGCGACCATGCGCGAGCGCACGGCCGAACTCCACGCCATACAGGCGCTTGCCGAATCCGGACCCGGAGAGCGGGCCACCGCCGCACAGCACGCCAAGGGCAAACTGACCGCCCGGGAACGCATCGCCCTCTTCTTCGACGAGGGCACGTTCAACGAGGTCGAAGGGTTGCGCAGACACCGCGCAACCGGCTTCGGCCTGGAGGACAAGAAGCCCCACACCGACGGCGTCGTCATCGGCTGGGGCAAGGTCCACGGCCGCACCGTCTTCACCTACGCCCACGACTTCCGCATTTTCGGCGGGGCACTGGGCGAGGCCCACGCCGAGAAGATCCACAAACTGATGGACCTCGCCGAGGCCGCCGGCGCCCCCGTCGTGGGCCTCTGCGACGGCGCGGGCGCCCGCATCCAGGAGGGCGTGACCGCGCTCGCCGGATACGGCGGCATCTTCCAGCGCAACGTCCGCAACTCCGGTGTCATACCGCAGATCTCCGTGATCCTCGGCCCGTGCGCCGGCGGCGCCGCGTACTCCCCGGCGCTCACGGACTTCGTCTTCATGGTGCGCGGCACCTCGCAGATGTTCATCACCGGCCCGGACGTCGTCCAGGCGGTCACCGGCGAGGCCGTCAGCATGGAGCACCTAGGCGGCGCCGACAGCCACGCCGAGTCCTCGGGCGTCGCGGCCTTCGCCTACGACGACGAGGAGAGCTGCTTGGAGGACGTACGGCACCTGCTCTCGCTCCTGCCGCAGAACAACCGCGAACTCGCCCCCGCCGGCGACCTCGACGACCCGGTCGACCGCCGCAACGAGAGCCTGCTGGACCTGGTACCGGCCCAGCCGAACCGCTCGTACGACATGCGCGACCTGATCGAGGAGATCGCCGACCACGGCGACTACTTCGAGGTGCACAGTCAGTGGGCGCAGAACATCGTGTGCGCCCTGGCCCGGCTCGGCGGCCAGGTGGTCGGCATCGTGGCCAACCAGCCGGCCTGCCTCGCGGGCGTACTGGACATCCACGCCTCCGAGAAGGCCGCGCGGTTCGTGCAGTTCTGCGACTCGTTCAGCATCCCGCTGGTCACCCTGATCGACGTCCCGGGCTTCCTGCCCGGCGTCGACCAGGAACACAACGGCATCATCCGGCACGGCGCCAAGCTCCTGTACGCCTACTGCAACGCGACGGTGCCGCGCATCTCGCTGGTGGTGCGCAAGGCCTACGGCGGCGCGTACATCGTCATGGACTCCCGTTCCATCGGCGCCGACATCGCCCTGGCCTGGCCCTCGAACGAGATCGCCGTCATGGGAGCCGAAGGCGCCGCGAACGTCATCTTCCGCCGGGAGATCAACGCCTCGGACAACCCGGAGGAGACCCGCCGGCAGAAGATCAAGGAGTACCAGACCGAGCTGATGCACCCGTACTACGCGGCCGAACGCGGCCTCGTCGACGACGTCATCGACCCGGCCGACACCCGCGCCCGGCTGATCTCCACCCTGGACATGCTCCGTACGAAGTACGCCGAGCAGCCCAGCCGCAAGCACGGGAACCTGCCGCTGTGA